One segment of Thermogemmatispora onikobensis DNA contains the following:
- the galU gene encoding UTP--glucose-1-phosphate uridylyltransferase GalU → MRIRKAVLPVAGLGTRILPATKVIPKEMLPLVDKPTLQYIVEEAVACGIEEIILVTSRSKRSIEDHFDAFPELEQLLEQRGKLQELEELRRVQQMAHYSAVRQPEPLGLGHAILCARTLVGDEPFVVMLGDVLVAEETPCLPQLMAIHERYGGSVVALAPVPDELIPSYGIAAVEELGEEALRITQLVEKPPREQAPSNLAVMGRYLLTPDIFPLLEETPPGSGGEIQVTDAIERQAREGRCYGLRFTGTYYDTGTRLGLLTTTITYALKRPDLAPDLRAFLRQALQGAEG, encoded by the coding sequence ATGCGTATTCGCAAAGCCGTATTGCCAGTGGCGGGACTGGGCACGCGCATCCTGCCAGCAACGAAAGTTATCCCGAAAGAGATGTTGCCGCTGGTCGATAAGCCAACTTTGCAATATATCGTCGAAGAGGCCGTGGCCTGCGGTATCGAAGAGATCATTCTCGTGACCAGCAGGAGCAAGCGCAGTATCGAGGATCATTTCGATGCCTTTCCCGAGCTGGAGCAGCTGCTGGAGCAGCGTGGCAAGTTGCAGGAATTGGAGGAGCTGCGACGTGTACAGCAAATGGCGCATTACAGTGCCGTTCGTCAGCCCGAGCCACTGGGGCTCGGCCATGCCATCCTCTGTGCGCGGACCCTGGTAGGCGATGAGCCGTTCGTGGTCATGCTGGGCGATGTGCTGGTCGCTGAGGAAACGCCCTGCTTACCCCAACTGATGGCGATCCATGAGCGCTACGGCGGCTCGGTGGTCGCGCTCGCCCCCGTGCCAGATGAGCTGATTCCTAGCTACGGCATTGCTGCTGTAGAGGAACTGGGGGAGGAAGCGTTGCGGATCACCCAGCTGGTGGAGAAACCGCCGCGAGAGCAAGCGCCCTCTAATCTGGCTGTGATGGGGCGCTATCTGTTGACTCCCGACATCTTCCCGCTGCTGGAAGAGACGCCACCTGGCTCCGGTGGAGAAATCCAGGTCACCGATGCCATTGAGCGCCAGGCACGCGAGGGGCGCTGCTATGGCTTACGCTTCACCGGCACCTACTACGACACTGGTACGCGCCTGGGTTTACTGACCACGACGATCACCTATGCGCTTAAGCGCCCCGATCTGGCGCCTGACTTGCGAGCTTTTCTGCGTCAGGCCCTGCAGGGCGCAGAGGGTTAG
- a CDS encoding EXLDI protein: protein MPNRTIYVADADLPIFEKAQRLAGGNLSATIAAALRRFVEREEARQAGFGEVTVRVGTVARVYKRFLGRLLARGLSRQPERGREMLYRVYLTRKGKFAVYVREGPDWNDWRYWSRQDCQSRGWACWPQDYDYRLEVYDSLEELGAHLPAELYEAVCQVIKADQEDDGVEFLDI from the coding sequence TTGCCAAATCGCACCATCTATGTAGCAGATGCTGATCTGCCGATCTTCGAGAAGGCTCAGCGGCTGGCGGGTGGTAACCTTTCAGCGACCATTGCGGCGGCCCTCCGTCGTTTTGTGGAGCGCGAGGAGGCGCGTCAGGCCGGTTTTGGGGAAGTGACGGTCAGGGTGGGCACGGTGGCCCGTGTCTATAAGCGCTTTTTGGGGCGCCTGCTGGCCCGCGGTCTGAGTCGCCAACCGGAGAGAGGCCGCGAAATGCTCTATCGCGTCTATCTGACGCGCAAAGGCAAGTTCGCTGTCTATGTCCGAGAAGGGCCAGACTGGAACGACTGGCGATACTGGTCGCGACAAGACTGTCAGAGCCGCGGGTGGGCCTGCTGGCCCCAGGATTACGACTATCGGCTGGAGGTCTATGACTCTCTAGAGGAGCTAGGCGCTCATCTGCCGGCGGAACTGTATGAGGCCGTCTGTCAAGTCATCAAAGCCGATCAGGAAGACGACGGCGTGGAGTTCCTGGATATCTAG
- a CDS encoding YbjN domain-containing protein, which translates to MATIEPFSHAMIEACLRSLNLRFLRDEDNDFVVQFQYDPQYDCEVTFYLMAQGQQREIYSLLCRTSRRFEPGSWERALVLCNTWNRERRWPKSYLRSYESANAAYAEICLEEHIDLEVGIHQELFFSYTMTFFSASLSFWRWLHQDQRFY; encoded by the coding sequence ATGGCCACTATTGAGCCTTTTTCGCATGCCATGATCGAAGCTTGCCTTCGCAGCCTGAACTTGCGTTTCCTCCGTGATGAGGATAACGATTTTGTCGTCCAGTTCCAATATGATCCGCAGTATGACTGTGAAGTGACCTTTTATCTGATGGCTCAGGGACAGCAGCGAGAGATCTACTCGTTGCTTTGCCGTACCAGTCGGCGTTTTGAACCGGGGAGCTGGGAGCGGGCCCTGGTGCTCTGCAATACCTGGAATCGAGAGCGGCGTTGGCCGAAAAGCTATCTGCGTAGCTATGAGTCAGCAAATGCAGCCTACGCAGAAATCTGCCTGGAAGAACATATCGATCTGGAGGTTGGCATTCATCAGGAGCTATTCTTCAGCTACACGATGACCTTCTTCTCGGCGAGCTTGAGTTTCTGGCGCTGGCTCCATCAAGATCAGCGTTTCTACTAG
- a CDS encoding protein kinase domain-containing protein yields MLREGTQLAQGRYRLVRSLGSGSLGEVYLADDLHMRRRVAIKIITAEATTCVEASAASQARRYIERELKAIARLDHPHILDLYDYGEEPWQRLLLLYMVMPYRPEGSLAGWLRLRSQFGPLSPQEVCDLISQAADALQHAHDHQIIHRNVKPSNLLIQLHPRQPRRLHLLLSDFSIARIAEASLTTGQIIRGTPTYMAPEQWEGQPTCATDQYALAIMAYEMLVGQPPFQGGPGPLMFQHLQKAPPLPSSQNPALSPAIDRVLLQALAKRPEERFGSVAAFAKALEQAATGNALLLPDSEEAANKPGGWLEESGLIEVRLAISRSEARDGTRRRLNVAGEEVEVEIGPGVVDGQTLRVAGWQRQGAGSPLSAEEALPDLLLKLDVVPDELLAGAAASSSGARPAPTPVTVAAGAPLSSGAFEVPQLPFPPPSPLLQSELWGAWPGRSEPGQGTALSGTFPTLTCPTPTPTFSSTPPRSLSGRAGATGEYRASFEALKTAAAASPMAVPSARSQSTTELRQLARPPRRSAAQVVTVLLVLALLFVSSGLLAYFLVTSQPAALLRGGGQSDRSGQSVATARAAEGPGEEGQAETRVSAATPTSALQEASATARAQQEATATVQSQQRAQVQATAAAQAQARAQLAATATAQAAQPLLLADKTSLQAHPGASSSDCVYTLPAVDNSGYPGWSCTLVLSSRGVAQQNLAWSTSIAGPGGNSSLWPVPSNEGGRSDIYLLPASGQIRPQGMQQVRVIVRDFSQGTGCPSSYLLRFSGPANYVDVLWGCS; encoded by the coding sequence ATGCTACGTGAGGGTACACAGCTAGCTCAGGGTCGCTATCGTCTAGTACGCTCACTAGGCAGCGGGAGCCTGGGCGAGGTCTACCTGGCCGACGACCTGCATATGCGGCGCCGGGTGGCCATCAAAATCATCACTGCCGAAGCCACGACCTGCGTTGAAGCCAGCGCGGCCTCGCAGGCGAGACGATATATTGAGCGCGAACTGAAGGCCATTGCCCGGCTTGATCATCCTCACATCCTGGACCTTTACGACTACGGCGAGGAGCCCTGGCAGCGTCTGCTGCTCCTCTACATGGTCATGCCCTATCGGCCCGAGGGTTCGCTGGCGGGCTGGCTACGCCTGCGCTCGCAGTTTGGGCCATTAAGCCCGCAGGAAGTCTGCGACCTTATCAGTCAGGCCGCCGATGCGCTGCAACATGCACATGATCATCAGATCATCCATCGCAATGTCAAGCCCTCCAATCTGCTGATACAGCTCCATCCGAGGCAGCCACGGCGCCTGCACCTCCTCTTGAGCGACTTCAGCATTGCTCGCATTGCGGAAGCCAGCCTGACCACCGGTCAGATTATCCGTGGGACCCCAACCTACATGGCGCCTGAGCAATGGGAGGGCCAGCCGACCTGTGCCACCGACCAATATGCCCTGGCAATCATGGCCTACGAGATGCTCGTCGGTCAACCTCCTTTTCAAGGCGGGCCGGGGCCACTGATGTTCCAGCATCTGCAAAAGGCGCCACCGCTGCCCAGTAGCCAGAATCCAGCTCTGTCGCCGGCGATCGATCGTGTGCTATTGCAGGCTCTCGCCAAGCGTCCCGAAGAGCGCTTCGGTTCGGTGGCCGCTTTTGCCAAAGCCCTGGAGCAGGCCGCTACCGGCAATGCCTTGCTGCTGCCCGACTCAGAGGAAGCGGCGAACAAGCCTGGTGGCTGGCTGGAGGAGAGCGGGCTGATCGAAGTGCGCCTGGCCATTAGCCGAAGCGAGGCGCGAGATGGCACGCGCCGCCGTTTGAACGTGGCGGGCGAAGAGGTCGAGGTTGAGATCGGTCCGGGTGTGGTCGATGGGCAGACGCTGCGAGTCGCTGGCTGGCAACGTCAGGGAGCGGGCTCTCCGCTGTCGGCTGAGGAAGCCTTGCCAGACCTCTTACTCAAGCTGGACGTGGTGCCGGACGAGCTGCTGGCCGGCGCAGCGGCGAGTAGTAGCGGAGCGAGACCGGCCCCCACACCGGTCACAGTGGCAGCGGGCGCCCCTCTGTCGTCCGGAGCCTTCGAGGTCCCGCAGTTACCTTTCCCTCCACCTTCGCCGCTGCTCCAAAGCGAGCTTTGGGGGGCCTGGCCGGGCCGAAGTGAGCCAGGACAGGGAACAGCTCTGAGCGGGACCTTTCCCACGCTGACTTGCCCAACTCCTACCCCGACGTTCAGTAGCACGCCACCGCGTTCTCTCTCAGGTCGGGCAGGGGCAACAGGCGAGTACCGGGCATCTTTTGAAGCATTAAAGACAGCAGCGGCGGCGAGCCCAATGGCGGTGCCCTCTGCCAGGAGCCAGAGCACGACCGAACTTCGCCAGCTAGCGCGCCCGCCGCGACGCAGTGCCGCCCAGGTCGTGACCGTACTCCTGGTTCTGGCCCTGCTCTTTGTCAGCAGCGGCCTGCTGGCCTACTTCCTGGTAACCAGCCAGCCTGCTGCCCTCCTGCGAGGAGGAGGCCAGAGTGACAGATCCGGGCAGAGTGTGGCCACAGCCAGGGCGGCAGAGGGACCCGGCGAGGAGGGCCAGGCCGAGACACGGGTCAGTGCAGCTACGCCGACGAGCGCTCTGCAAGAGGCCAGCGCCACGGCACGCGCTCAACAAGAGGCCACCGCTACTGTCCAGAGCCAGCAGCGTGCCCAGGTCCAGGCGACTGCGGCCGCCCAGGCCCAGGCCCGGGCCCAGCTCGCAGCTACCGCCACTGCCCAGGCTGCGCAACCCCTGCTGTTGGCCGATAAAACCAGCCTGCAAGCCCACCCCGGGGCCAGCAGCAGCGACTGCGTCTACACCCTGCCGGCGGTGGATAACAGCGGCTACCCGGGCTGGTCCTGTACCCTGGTCCTGAGCAGCCGCGGCGTAGCTCAGCAAAACCTGGCCTGGTCCACCAGCATCGCCGGTCCTGGCGGCAACAGCAGCCTCTGGCCGGTACCTTCGAATGAGGGCGGACGGAGCGACATCTATCTGCTCCCGGCAAGCGGGCAGATCCGCCCCCAGGGCATGCAGCAAGTGCGTGTCATCGTGCGCGATTTCTCGCAGGGAACAGGTTGCCCCAGCAGCTACCTCTTGCGCTTCAGCGGGCCAGCGAACTACGTCGATGTGCTTTGGGGTTGCTCCTAG